In a genomic window of Amphiprion ocellaris isolate individual 3 ecotype Okinawa chromosome 11, ASM2253959v1, whole genome shotgun sequence:
- the si:ch211-140m22.7 gene encoding calphotin: MAASLLRIGRLSCVKCLQAESWTTLRRAPTAVAFSTKSGGSKKSSKKNNTDKNEAKTYFDLEKLVQHKPYEFPKKEVSPTAVAAAAAAPAATPVTAAEPTPFAVAAPETLTTTTAEEPAAPVLEATPTAEAILEPASVAEATPVVEATPAVESISESAAAVEVTPVAEVALEAVPVVETVVEAVPVIETVVEAVAEAVPVVETVVEAVSEAIPAVEVVVEVVAEAAASTTEDATAPGAAPAAETAHPAAEAVPVPEAVPAEPPVEVALEATTAETPIEFAPEVPVAETVPAVEATTEPVPAEAPVEAAPAEVASEPVTDTAPESVVEAAFVEVAAEDAAEASTPAESAKELEDPAPVVAEAVGEELQVETPAEPLEPSEGQMDPIQKLFLDSIRQYSAKSQATGGLVDAGSEYEKALAEEIAKLQRLYGGGDLTSFPEFKFTEPKLDEVSQK; this comes from the exons ATGGCTGCTTCCCTGCTGAGGATAGGACGACTGAGCTGTGTCAAG tgtttgcagGCTGAGAGCTGGACTACTCTGAGGAGAGCACCCACAGCTGTAGCTTTCAGCACAAAATCTGGGGGTTCCAAGAAGTCCTCGAAGAAGAACAACACAG ACAAAAACGAGGCTAAAACATACTTCGATTTAGAGAAACTTGTTCAGCACAAGCCTTATGAGTTTCCCAAGAAAGAAGTTTCACCAACAGCagtagcagctgctgcagctgcaccaGCTGCCACTCCAGTTACAGCTGCAGAGCCCACGCCCTTTGCTGTTGCTGCACCTGAGACTCTGACAACAACCACTGCAGAAGAACCTGCTGCCCCAGTGCTTGAGGCCACTCCTACTGCTGAAGCTATCCTTGAGCCTGCTTCAGTAGCTGAAGCCACACCAGTTGTTGAAGCGACACCTGCTGTTGAGTCGATCTCTGAATCTGCTGCAGCAGTGGAAGTTACACCTGTGGCTGAAGTTGCATTGGAGGCTGTACCAGTTGTTGAAACTGTCGTTGAAGCTGTACCAGTTATTGAAACTGTCGTTGAAGCTGTTGCTGAAGCTGTACCAGTTGTTGAAACTGTCGTTGAAGCTGTTTCTGAAGCTATACCAGCAGTTGAGGTTGTTGTCGAAGTTgttgctgaagctgctgcatcTACAACTGAAGATGCCACTGCTCCAGGAGCTGCACCTGCAGCTGAAACTGCACACCCTGCTGCAGAAGCAGTACCGGTCCCTGAAGCTgttcctgcagaacctcctgtTGAAGTGGCCCTTGAAGCCACAACTGCTGAAACTCCTATTGAATTTGCCCCTGAAGTCCCTGTTGCAGAAACTGTGCCAGCTGTTGAAGCTACAACTGAACCTGTTCCTGCTGAAGCCCCCGTAGAAGCTGCCCCTGCTGAAGTGGCCTCTGAGCCTGTGACTGACACAGCACCTGAGTCTGTGGTCGAAGCGGCCTTTGTAGAAGTAGCTGCTGAGGATGCAGCTGAAGCTTCCACCCCTGCAGAGAGTGCCAAGGAGTTGGAGGACCCTGCTCCAGTTGTAGCTGAAGCTGTGggagaggagctgcaggtggagacCCCAGCTGAACCACTTGAACCGTCTGAGG GTCAAATGGACCCAATTCAGAAGCTGTTCCTGGACTCAATACGCCAGTACTCTGCAAAAAGCCA AGCTACTGGGGGGCTAGTTGATGCAGGTTCAGAGTATGAGAAGGCTTTGGCAGAGGAGATAGCGAAGCTTCAGAGACTCTATGGTGGTGGTGACCTGACATCTTTCCCTGAGTTCAAGTTCACAG agcCCAAGCTGGATGAAGTTTCTCAGAAGTAA